Proteins encoded in a region of the Burkholderia ubonensis subsp. mesacidophila genome:
- a CDS encoding GDP-mannose 4,6-dehydratase, with product MPSVLITGIAGFTGKYLADLLRTRGYSVSGIAHSVCSGEEHIYQCDLLDRSGLANVLREVKPDYVVHLAAIAFVAHGDADAMYRTNVVGTRNLLEAVAESGHIPRCVLLASSANIYGNTAIDPLVETVAPSPANDYAVSKVAMEYMASLWASRLPITLVRPFNYTGIGQSVNFLLPKIVDHFKRGAREIELGNLDVARDFSDVRTVVDAYARLLDVKPAGDVFNVCSGDAVTLRDAISILERIAGYQIDVKVNPAFVRAGEVKYLRGSNEKLRCRIGELKAISLEETLQWMYEA from the coding sequence ATGCCGAGCGTCCTGATAACGGGAATCGCGGGGTTCACGGGTAAGTATCTCGCGGACCTGTTGCGTACGCGTGGTTACAGCGTCAGCGGGATCGCACACAGCGTGTGCTCCGGGGAGGAGCACATTTACCAGTGCGACCTGCTGGACCGGAGTGGTCTTGCGAACGTGTTGCGCGAAGTGAAGCCCGACTACGTGGTTCACCTGGCCGCTATTGCGTTCGTGGCGCATGGCGATGCGGATGCCATGTATCGCACAAACGTGGTCGGCACGCGCAACTTGCTGGAAGCCGTGGCGGAGTCGGGTCACATCCCACGCTGTGTTCTGCTGGCCAGTAGCGCAAACATTTATGGCAACACTGCCATCGACCCCTTGGTCGAGACTGTTGCTCCTTCGCCCGCAAATGATTACGCAGTGAGCAAGGTGGCAATGGAATATATGGCGAGCCTATGGGCTTCGCGTTTGCCTATTACGCTCGTGCGCCCGTTCAACTACACCGGAATTGGTCAGTCGGTGAACTTCCTTCTGCCGAAGATCGTCGACCATTTCAAGCGCGGCGCCCGTGAAATCGAACTCGGTAATCTCGATGTCGCCCGCGATTTCTCCGATGTCAGGACGGTTGTGGACGCGTATGCGCGCCTGCTCGACGTCAAACCCGCGGGTGACGTTTTCAATGTGTGCTCAGGCGACGCGGTCACCTTGCGGGACGCGATTTCGATCCTCGAGCGAATCGCGGGCTATCAGATCGATGTGAAGGTCAATCCGGCGTTCGTGCGCGCGGGGGAGGTAAAGTACCTCCGCGGCAGCAACGAAAAGCTGCGATGCCGGATCGGCGAATTGAAGGCGATCTCGCTCGAGGAAACCCTGCAGTGGATGTATGAAGCGTAA
- a CDS encoding glycosyltransferase, translated as MLKALHIYRTYFPDPPGGLQEAIRQISLATRDCGVESRIFTLSPTPAPRELQFAEGNVIRSKSWMAPASCDIGGPDAFWRFRELANWADVLHFHFPWPFGDVLRLSGVRNKPAVMTYHSDVVRQRYLGYVYGPLMRWMLSSMSAVVATSPAYAQSSPVLTSLVRPDRVRVIPLGIADYATDDIARQCGPDTLARLSLGNRPYFLSLGVLRYYKGLHTLIEAAPSIPADLVIAGSGPELNRLKALAAAVGASNVIFAGQVTNEEKMALLKGCRGLVLPSQLRSEAFGMVLVEASMFGKPMVCCEIGSGTSYVNEHGVTGFVVEPESPRALAAAVNALLDDEHASARMGKAARARYERLFSAPALGGAYKDLYEEVLGGGRTYSVSG; from the coding sequence ATGTTGAAGGCGCTTCATATTTATCGTACGTATTTCCCCGATCCACCGGGGGGATTGCAGGAGGCGATCCGGCAGATCAGCCTCGCCACGCGGGACTGTGGCGTCGAGTCGCGAATATTCACGCTGTCGCCCACGCCGGCGCCGCGCGAATTGCAGTTCGCCGAAGGAAACGTGATCCGGTCGAAGTCGTGGATGGCGCCGGCCTCGTGCGATATCGGTGGACCGGATGCGTTCTGGCGGTTTCGCGAACTGGCGAATTGGGCTGACGTTCTCCACTTTCATTTCCCTTGGCCGTTTGGCGACGTGCTGCGGCTTTCCGGAGTGAGGAACAAGCCGGCGGTAATGACGTACCACTCTGATGTTGTCCGGCAACGGTATCTCGGATATGTGTACGGGCCGCTGATGCGCTGGATGCTGAGCTCGATGTCAGCCGTTGTCGCAACGTCTCCTGCCTACGCACAATCAAGCCCGGTCCTGACCTCGCTCGTACGTCCGGATCGGGTACGCGTGATTCCGCTCGGCATCGCGGATTATGCGACTGATGATATTGCACGGCAGTGCGGACCGGACACGCTGGCGCGTCTTTCGTTGGGCAACAGGCCGTATTTTCTGTCGCTGGGCGTGCTGCGTTACTACAAGGGGCTTCACACGCTGATCGAAGCCGCGCCTTCTATTCCGGCCGATTTGGTCATAGCCGGATCCGGTCCCGAGTTGAATCGCCTGAAGGCACTGGCCGCCGCGGTTGGGGCGTCAAACGTGATATTCGCAGGGCAAGTGACGAACGAAGAGAAGATGGCGCTCCTGAAAGGGTGCCGCGGGTTGGTTTTGCCATCTCAATTGCGTTCGGAGGCGTTCGGCATGGTGTTGGTCGAGGCATCAATGTTCGGGAAGCCGATGGTGTGTTGCGAAATCGGTTCAGGCACCTCGTATGTCAACGAGCATGGTGTGACGGGCTTCGTCGTGGAGCCGGAGTCGCCGCGTGCGTTGGCGGCCGCCGTTAATGCGTTGCTTGATGACGAGCATGCATCGGCGCGCATGGGCAAGGCTGCGCGCGCGCGTTACGAGCGCTTGTTTTCTGCTCCTGCGTTGGGTGGAGCTTACAAGGACCTGTATGAAGAGGTCTTGGGTGGCGGCCGGACGTACAGCGTGTCCGGTTGA
- a CDS encoding glycosyltransferase family 4 protein, translated as MSALPVWIEISVFDHWGPKPHGIPRVTQNIFIESLKKTGLRYFYYHPTREQFIVTEELAYFVALAKGERRFDPAELPDGPLFTDALSSCARGLFSAVGWDHPGYFAQLAELRRCRPDFAIQFVVYDLIAIKYPQFFTREFGGRVQDFLRALPLVCDRFMCISQSTASDVRALLKADADTRVILIGGDIDDVSKAPADSPSRVARPFVLCVGTLEIRKNHILLYYVWRRLAEHLGASCPKLVLVGRPGWLSGDVAYLFLNDPLTADLVEIRHDVSNRELVTLFSDCLFSVFPSFYEGWGLPAWESLFYGKVCATSNTASLPEINPFPQLMFDPYDHKQAFDVIRMLIEEPDTRAEYEAQIPAKFPRQTWETCFDELYQQIVA; from the coding sequence GTGAGTGCATTACCTGTCTGGATTGAAATATCGGTATTTGACCATTGGGGCCCAAAGCCTCATGGTATTCCTCGCGTCACTCAGAACATCTTCATCGAGAGTCTGAAGAAAACTGGCCTGCGGTACTTTTACTATCATCCGACACGCGAACAGTTCATCGTCACAGAGGAACTCGCTTATTTCGTTGCCTTGGCGAAAGGCGAACGGAGATTCGATCCGGCTGAGCTACCTGACGGACCATTGTTCACGGATGCACTGAGCAGCTGTGCGCGGGGGCTGTTTTCCGCAGTAGGTTGGGATCATCCCGGCTATTTCGCGCAGCTTGCCGAGCTGAGGCGCTGTCGTCCGGATTTCGCAATTCAGTTTGTTGTCTACGATCTGATCGCTATCAAATATCCGCAGTTCTTCACGCGTGAATTTGGTGGGCGGGTGCAGGACTTTCTTCGCGCGTTGCCGCTTGTGTGCGATCGGTTCATGTGCATTTCGCAAAGCACAGCATCCGACGTGCGGGCCTTGTTGAAGGCAGACGCCGATACTCGTGTGATTTTGATTGGCGGCGATATCGACGATGTGAGTAAGGCGCCAGCGGATTCGCCGTCACGCGTCGCTCGTCCGTTTGTTCTATGTGTAGGGACATTGGAGATCCGCAAGAATCATATTCTGCTGTATTACGTTTGGCGCAGGCTGGCGGAACACCTGGGGGCGTCATGTCCTAAGCTTGTTCTCGTGGGGCGGCCAGGTTGGTTGAGCGGTGATGTCGCCTACCTGTTCTTGAACGATCCCTTGACGGCAGACCTCGTGGAAATTCGCCACGACGTGTCGAATCGTGAACTGGTGACCTTGTTCAGCGATTGCTTGTTTAGTGTCTTTCCATCGTTTTATGAGGGTTGGGGCTTGCCCGCTTGGGAGAGCTTGTTCTACGGCAAGGTCTGCGCAACGTCGAATACGGCGAGTCTTCCCGAAATCAATCCATTTCCGCAGCTGATGTTCGATCCTTACGATCACAAGCAGGCGTTCGACGTGATCCGGATGTTGATCGAGGAGCCGGACACGCGCGCGGAATATGAAGCGCAGATTCCCGCGAAGTTCCCTAGGCAGACCTGGGAAACCTGCTTTGACGAGTTGTATCAGCAGATCGTGGCGTAA
- a CDS encoding UDP-glucose 4-epimerase family protein, with protein MILVTGASGFVGQATCRALLARGEHVVRLVRRPTGQPDLGPEWVHDQADFAGIEQMWPDWVRCDTVIHLAARVHVMRDSAVDPAAAYRETNVEGTLRVARAAHAIGARRFVYVSSIKAVGESSAGRAPLSEVDEPAPLDPYGISKLEAERGLVAFGRDSGMEIVIVRPPLVYGPGVRANFQSLMRALSKRIPLPLGAISARRSLIYVENLANALLVCASDSRAAGQVFHVADGRDLTVTELARSLATYLDAPARLLPVPAIWLRIAGRLTGRLPEVERLVGALQLDTRRIRDVLDWCPPHDVEDGLRQTAIWYRSTQ; from the coding sequence ATGATTCTAGTAACAGGAGCCAGCGGGTTTGTGGGCCAAGCGACGTGTCGCGCGTTGCTGGCGCGTGGAGAGCACGTCGTCAGGCTGGTCCGGCGCCCGACTGGTCAACCTGACCTTGGTCCCGAATGGGTGCACGATCAGGCGGATTTTGCCGGCATCGAGCAAATGTGGCCCGACTGGGTACGATGCGATACGGTCATTCACCTCGCCGCGCGGGTTCATGTCATGCGCGACTCGGCGGTGGACCCTGCGGCTGCATACCGTGAAACCAATGTGGAGGGCACGCTTCGCGTGGCTCGAGCAGCGCACGCGATCGGCGCACGTCGGTTTGTCTACGTGAGCAGCATCAAGGCGGTAGGGGAAAGCAGTGCTGGACGCGCGCCGCTTAGCGAAGTCGACGAGCCGGCCCCGCTAGACCCGTATGGCATATCCAAACTTGAGGCCGAAAGGGGACTTGTCGCATTCGGACGCGACTCGGGGATGGAAATTGTGATCGTCAGGCCGCCGCTGGTATATGGCCCAGGTGTGCGTGCCAACTTCCAAAGCCTGATGCGAGCGTTATCCAAGCGAATTCCTTTGCCTTTAGGGGCGATTTCGGCGCGCCGTAGCTTGATCTACGTCGAGAATCTCGCGAATGCGCTGTTGGTGTGCGCGAGCGATTCCCGTGCCGCCGGGCAGGTTTTTCACGTCGCCGATGGCCGTGACCTTACTGTGACCGAGTTGGCGCGTAGCTTGGCCACGTATCTGGATGCTCCCGCTCGACTGCTTCCAGTGCCTGCGATCTGGCTGCGTATCGCGGGGCGGCTGACTGGGCGCCTCCCAGAGGTCGAGCGACTCGTCGGGGCGCTGCAACTTGACACGCGTCGGATTCGAGACGTGCTCGACTGGTGTCCCCCGCACGACGTAGAAGACGGGTTGAGACAAACGGCGATTTGGTATCGCTCCACGCAGTAA
- a CDS encoding MraY family glycosyltransferase — protein MLTSTITSSPFPVAATWALCAALACAAILWGLLKTGLAWHLATDVPNDRSLHTLPTPRAGAWGVVPVAAVGIWMADSEFHWIVALAAFLAIVSLVDDRRGLPARVRFSAHVAAVAMLLSLYPSVQPWWAFLVIAFVLVWLINLYNFMDGADGLAGGMTLFGFSAYAAGAVISAHPLPLLAIAAVTVAGASLGFLIFNFHPARIFLGDAGSISLGFLAGAMGYWGWIRGVWPLWFPPLIFSPFIADASATLFKRLLRGEKFWQAHREHYYQRMVRSGVGHALTAVSWYFVMAIGVGVALWGLDRSPLIQWVVVAMWACILMCIGGVIDARWRRFLKLTTERDET, from the coding sequence ATGTTGACCAGTACGATTACATCTAGTCCTTTCCCCGTCGCGGCAACTTGGGCGCTATGTGCCGCGCTGGCATGCGCGGCGATTCTCTGGGGACTGCTGAAAACCGGCCTCGCATGGCACCTTGCGACGGATGTTCCGAACGATCGTTCTTTGCATACGTTGCCCACACCAAGGGCGGGAGCTTGGGGAGTGGTTCCGGTTGCCGCGGTTGGCATATGGATGGCGGACTCCGAATTTCACTGGATCGTGGCACTCGCGGCCTTTCTGGCCATTGTGTCCCTGGTAGACGATCGACGCGGGCTGCCGGCACGCGTGCGCTTCAGCGCCCATGTCGCTGCAGTTGCGATGCTCCTGAGTCTCTATCCGAGTGTCCAGCCATGGTGGGCATTCCTCGTGATCGCCTTTGTGCTGGTGTGGCTGATCAACTTGTATAACTTCATGGATGGCGCAGATGGGCTGGCAGGCGGCATGACGCTGTTCGGCTTTTCGGCTTATGCCGCGGGAGCCGTCATCAGCGCTCATCCGTTGCCGTTGCTGGCCATCGCAGCGGTGACTGTCGCGGGGGCCAGCCTCGGGTTTCTGATCTTCAATTTTCATCCGGCACGGATTTTTCTTGGTGATGCCGGATCCATATCGCTCGGTTTTCTGGCCGGGGCAATGGGGTATTGGGGATGGATTCGCGGAGTATGGCCTTTATGGTTCCCGCCCTTAATTTTTTCCCCGTTCATCGCAGATGCATCCGCGACGCTGTTCAAGCGGCTTCTTCGAGGGGAGAAGTTCTGGCAAGCTCATCGCGAACATTACTATCAAAGAATGGTTCGTTCCGGGGTGGGGCATGCGTTGACCGCAGTTTCATGGTACTTCGTGATGGCTATCGGCGTCGGCGTAGCGTTGTGGGGGCTCGATCGTTCACCGTTGATTCAGTGGGTCGTCGTTGCCATGTGGGCCTGCATACTCATGTGCATCGGTGGTGTGATTGATGCGCGATGGCGACGATTCCTGAAACTTACAACCGAAAGGGATGAGACATGA
- a CDS encoding polysaccharide biosynthesis protein, translating into MTPMFKPKGSWLSLSAFFYDLMAVACAWLVAYVIRFNGSVPTEFWMGGLLALTWVLTVYGLMFHVFGLYRGLWVFASLPDLLRISKAVSCGGVIVMVGAVMLQPTPIIPRSVLLLSPLLLFVTMGGARALYRAIKEFYLYGGLVGQGKPVLVLGAGTAGASLARELSRSGKWRLVGLLDDDPAKRAREVYGYKVLGSIDELSHFAAALKIEYAIIAIPSAPVEAQRRAATLCVRAGVRAMVLPSLTELPPGQGFLSHIRQIDLEDLLGRDAVTIDTPHVEALLRDRVVMVTGAGGSIGSELCRQILRFAPAQVVVFDISEYAIYRLTEELRERFPEQPVVPIIGDAKDSLLLDQVMSRHAPHIVFHAAAYKHVPLMEEHNAWQALRNNVLGTYRVARAAIRHDVRHFVLISTDKAVNPTNVMGASKRLAEMACQALQQTSDHTQFETVRFGNVLGSAGSVIPKFQQQIAKGGPVTVTHPEITRFFMTIPEASQLVLQASSMGQGGEIFILDMGQPVKIVDLARDLIRLYGFSEDQIRIEFTGLRPGEKLYEELLADDETTTRTPHPKLRIARAREVPDHLLDELLPWLMQHRVLSDDEVRRDLRRWVPEYQSSVAPMLQSVPVRAASNG; encoded by the coding sequence ATGACACCCATGTTCAAGCCGAAGGGTTCGTGGCTGTCGTTGAGCGCATTCTTCTATGACCTGATGGCGGTCGCATGTGCGTGGCTGGTCGCGTACGTGATTAGATTCAACGGTTCCGTACCGACGGAGTTCTGGATGGGCGGTCTCCTTGCGCTCACCTGGGTGCTCACCGTCTATGGCCTGATGTTCCATGTTTTCGGACTCTATCGCGGACTTTGGGTGTTCGCGAGCCTACCTGATCTCCTTCGGATATCTAAGGCCGTGAGTTGCGGCGGTGTGATCGTAATGGTTGGCGCCGTCATGTTGCAGCCGACGCCGATCATTCCTCGTTCCGTACTGTTGCTGTCCCCATTGTTGTTGTTCGTGACGATGGGTGGCGCGCGTGCGCTGTATCGGGCAATCAAGGAGTTCTATCTATATGGCGGCCTGGTCGGTCAAGGCAAACCCGTCCTGGTCTTGGGCGCAGGCACCGCGGGGGCTAGCTTGGCGCGTGAGTTGTCGCGTTCCGGGAAATGGCGGCTGGTGGGTTTGCTCGACGACGACCCAGCCAAGCGGGCAAGAGAGGTATACGGGTACAAAGTGCTTGGCAGCATCGATGAGCTGTCTCACTTCGCGGCGGCGCTGAAGATTGAGTATGCAATCATCGCAATTCCGTCAGCGCCGGTCGAGGCACAGCGTCGCGCAGCAACCCTTTGTGTGCGCGCTGGCGTGCGGGCAATGGTGCTGCCGTCGTTGACCGAATTGCCGCCAGGCCAAGGTTTCCTGTCGCACATTCGCCAGATCGACCTCGAAGACCTCCTCGGCCGCGACGCCGTGACGATCGACACGCCGCACGTCGAGGCGCTGCTGCGTGATCGCGTCGTGATGGTGACGGGCGCCGGCGGCTCGATCGGCTCGGAGCTGTGCCGGCAGATCCTGCGTTTCGCGCCGGCGCAGGTAGTCGTATTCGATATCTCTGAATATGCGATCTATCGACTCACCGAAGAACTGCGCGAACGCTTCCCGGAGCAGCCGGTCGTGCCGATCATCGGCGATGCGAAGGATTCGCTGCTGCTCGACCAGGTGATGTCGCGCCACGCGCCGCACATCGTATTCCATGCGGCGGCGTACAAGCACGTGCCGCTGATGGAGGAGCACAACGCATGGCAGGCGCTGCGCAACAACGTGCTCGGCACGTACCGCGTCGCGCGCGCGGCGATTCGCCATGACGTCCGCCATTTCGTGCTGATCTCGACGGACAAGGCCGTCAACCCGACCAACGTGATGGGCGCGAGCAAGCGTCTTGCGGAAATGGCGTGCCAGGCGCTGCAGCAGACGAGCGACCACACGCAGTTCGAGACCGTGCGCTTTGGCAATGTGCTCGGCAGCGCGGGCAGCGTGATCCCGAAATTCCAGCAGCAGATCGCGAAGGGCGGGCCGGTGACGGTCACGCACCCGGAGATCACGCGTTTCTTCATGACGATTCCGGAAGCGTCGCAGCTCGTGCTGCAGGCGTCGAGCATGGGGCAGGGCGGCGAGATCTTCATTCTCGACATGGGACAGCCCGTCAAGATCGTCGATCTCGCGCGCGACCTGATTCGCCTGTATGGCTTCTCCGAAGATCAGATCCGGATCGAGTTTACGGGCCTGCGCCCCGGCGAAAAGCTCTACGAGGAACTGCTTGCCGACGACGAGACGACGACCCGCACGCCGCACCCGAAATTGCGGATCGCGCGGGCCCGCGAGGTGCCGGATCACCTGCTCGACGAGTTGCTGCCGTGGCTGATGCAGCATCGCGTGCTCAGCGACGACGAGGTGCGGCGCGATCTGCGGCGCTGGGTGCCCGAGTATCAGTCGAGCGTCGCGCCGATGCTGCAAAGCGTGCCGGTGCGGGCGGCGTCGAACGGCTGA
- a CDS encoding MraY family glycosyltransferase: protein MLSFASGFIVSLLVTLFIVRYAHLHEKFSVDSDLAGVQKFHVRPVPRVGGIGILAGVVASALLLTQRYPTIAGSILGLVACGMPAFLSGLVEDLTKRVSPRARLLCTMGAAALAFGVLHIAVTRISVPPLDFLLGYVAISAFVTVLAVAALANAVNIIDGFNGLASMVSFMMFASLAYVAFQVGDPVVMSASFIMMGAVLGFFVWNFPAGLIFLGDGGAYFIGFMLAELAILLVMRNREVSAWYPVLLFMYPIFETCFSIYRKKFVRGMSPGIPDGVHLHMLVYKRLMRWAVGTKTAHDLTRRNSLTSPYLWLLCLVAVIPATLFWRHTVHLFTFVVLFALTYVWLYVSIVRFRAPRWMVIRKVRRHHH, encoded by the coding sequence ATGCTCAGCTTCGCGTCCGGTTTCATCGTTTCCCTGCTCGTCACGCTCTTCATCGTGCGCTACGCCCATCTGCACGAGAAGTTCTCGGTCGACAGCGATCTGGCCGGCGTGCAGAAATTCCATGTGCGGCCCGTGCCGCGGGTCGGCGGCATCGGGATCCTGGCCGGGGTCGTCGCGTCGGCGCTGCTGCTGACGCAGCGCTACCCGACCATCGCCGGCAGCATCCTCGGGCTGGTCGCCTGCGGAATGCCAGCCTTCCTGTCCGGACTGGTCGAAGACCTGACCAAGCGCGTGTCGCCGCGCGCACGGCTACTGTGCACGATGGGCGCGGCCGCGCTCGCGTTCGGCGTGCTGCACATCGCGGTCACGCGCATCAGCGTGCCGCCGCTCGACTTCCTGCTCGGCTACGTCGCGATCTCCGCGTTCGTGACGGTGCTGGCCGTCGCGGCGCTCGCGAATGCGGTCAACATCATCGACGGCTTCAACGGGCTCGCGTCGATGGTCAGCTTCATGATGTTCGCATCGCTCGCGTACGTCGCGTTCCAGGTCGGCGACCCGGTCGTGATGTCGGCGTCGTTCATCATGATGGGCGCGGTGCTCGGTTTCTTCGTGTGGAACTTCCCGGCCGGGCTGATCTTTCTCGGCGACGGCGGCGCGTACTTCATCGGCTTCATGCTCGCCGAGCTCGCGATCCTGCTGGTGATGCGCAACCGCGAGGTGTCCGCGTGGTACCCGGTGCTGCTGTTCATGTATCCGATCTTCGAGACCTGCTTCTCGATCTACCGGAAAAAGTTCGTGCGCGGCATGTCGCCGGGGATTCCGGACGGCGTGCACCTGCACATGCTCGTCTACAAGCGCCTGATGCGCTGGGCGGTCGGCACGAAGACCGCGCACGACCTGACGCGGCGCAATTCGCTGACGTCGCCGTATCTGTGGCTGCTGTGCCTCGTCGCGGTGATTCCGGCGACGCTGTTCTGGCGGCACACGGTTCACCTGTTCACGTTCGTCGTGCTGTTCGCGCTCACGTATGTGTGGCTGTATGTGAGCATCGTGCGGTTTCGGGCGCCGCGGTGGATGGTGATACGCAAGGTGCGTCGGCATCACCATTGA
- the galE gene encoding UDP-glucose 4-epimerase GalE, producing MTTKGTILVTGGAGYIGSHTAVELIDHGYDVVIVDNLVNSKAESVRRVAQITGKTPAFHQVDVCDEAALGKVFDAHPITGAIHFAALKAVGESVAKPLEYYRNNIGGLLTVLKVMRERNVKQFVFSSSATVYGVPERSPIDESFPLSATNPYGQSKLIAEQVLRDLELSDPSWRIATLRYFNPVGAHASGLIGEDPAGIPNNLMPYVAQVAVGKLAKLRVFGSDYPTPDGTGVRDYIHVVDLAQGHIAALDALVKRDASFVVNLGTGQGYSVLEVVRAFEKASGRPVPYELVARRPGDVAECYANPRAAADVIGWRAKFGLDEMCVDHWRWQENNPHGFV from the coding sequence ATGACCACGAAGGGAACGATTCTCGTGACGGGCGGTGCGGGCTACATCGGCTCGCACACCGCGGTCGAATTGATCGATCACGGCTACGACGTCGTCATCGTCGACAACCTCGTCAACAGCAAGGCCGAGTCCGTGCGGCGCGTCGCGCAGATCACCGGCAAGACGCCCGCGTTCCATCAGGTCGACGTCTGCGACGAGGCGGCGCTCGGCAAGGTGTTCGACGCGCACCCGATCACCGGCGCGATTCATTTCGCGGCGCTGAAGGCGGTCGGCGAATCGGTCGCGAAGCCGCTCGAGTACTACCGCAACAACATCGGCGGCCTGCTGACGGTGCTCAAGGTGATGCGCGAGCGCAACGTGAAGCAGTTCGTGTTCAGTTCGTCGGCGACCGTCTACGGCGTGCCGGAGCGCTCGCCGATCGACGAATCGTTCCCGCTGTCGGCAACCAACCCGTACGGCCAGTCGAAGCTGATCGCCGAGCAGGTGCTGCGCGACCTCGAGCTGTCCGACCCGTCGTGGCGGATCGCGACGCTGCGCTACTTCAACCCGGTCGGCGCGCACGCGAGCGGCCTGATCGGCGAGGATCCGGCCGGCATCCCGAACAACCTGATGCCGTATGTCGCGCAGGTCGCGGTCGGCAAGCTGGCGAAGCTGCGCGTGTTCGGCTCCGACTACCCGACGCCGGACGGCACCGGCGTGCGCGACTACATCCACGTCGTCGATCTCGCGCAAGGGCACATCGCCGCGCTCGATGCGCTGGTGAAGCGCGACGCGAGCTTCGTCGTGAACCTCGGCACGGGCCAGGGCTACAGCGTGCTGGAAGTCGTGCGCGCGTTCGAGAAGGCGTCCGGCCGGCCGGTGCCGTACGAGCTCGTCGCGCGCCGTCCGGGCGACGTCGCCGAGTGCTACGCGAACCCGCGGGCCGCCGCCGACGTCATCGGCTGGCGCGCGAAGTTCGGCCTCGACGAAATGTGCGTCGACCACTGGCGCTGGCAGGAAAACAACCCGCACGGTTTTGTATAA
- a CDS encoding glycosyltransferase family 4 protein — MAASSPLRIVLVCNTAWAIYTYRHGLIRMLVARGAEVIVAAPDDRTVPLLEQMGCRYVPLAVASKGTSPREDLGTLAALYRHYRALQPHLVFHYTIKPNIYGSVAAWLARVPSVAVTTGLGYVFIQKSRAASIAKRLYRFAFRFPREVWFLNRDDLATFTDERLLAHPERARLLHGEGVDLEQFSPAPLPADDAPVFILIGRLLWDKGVREYVEAARVVRARHPRARFQLLGPLGVDNPSAIGRDDVDAWVREGVVEYLGKAHDVRPHIAAADCVVLPSYREGVPRTLMEASAMGRPIVATDVPGCRDVVADGDTGLLCRVRDSASLAARLTQMIELGPDGRAAMGRRGRQKVVAEFDEQKVVERYTITIRALTGVSL; from the coding sequence ATGGCCGCCTCTTCCCCGCTGCGCATCGTGCTGGTCTGCAACACGGCATGGGCGATCTATACGTATCGCCACGGTCTGATCCGCATGCTCGTCGCGCGCGGCGCCGAGGTGATCGTGGCCGCGCCCGACGACCGCACGGTGCCGCTGCTCGAGCAGATGGGCTGCCGCTACGTGCCGCTCGCGGTCGCGTCGAAGGGCACGAGCCCGCGCGAGGACCTCGGCACGCTCGCCGCGCTGTATCGCCATTACCGTGCGCTGCAGCCGCACCTCGTGTTCCACTACACGATCAAGCCGAACATCTACGGCTCCGTCGCCGCATGGCTCGCGCGCGTGCCGTCGGTCGCCGTGACGACCGGGCTCGGCTACGTGTTCATCCAGAAGAGCCGCGCGGCGAGCATCGCGAAGCGGCTCTACCGGTTCGCGTTCCGCTTCCCGCGCGAAGTCTGGTTCCTCAACCGCGACGACCTCGCGACCTTCACCGACGAGCGGCTGCTCGCGCATCCCGAGCGCGCGCGCCTCCTGCACGGCGAAGGCGTCGATCTCGAGCAGTTCTCGCCCGCGCCGCTGCCGGCCGATGACGCGCCGGTGTTCATCCTGATCGGCCGGCTGCTCTGGGACAAGGGCGTGCGCGAGTACGTCGAGGCCGCGCGCGTCGTGCGCGCTCGGCATCCGCGCGCGCGCTTCCAGCTGCTCGGCCCGCTCGGCGTCGACAACCCCAGCGCGATCGGCCGCGACGACGTCGACGCGTGGGTGCGCGAAGGCGTCGTCGAATACCTCGGCAAAGCGCACGACGTGCGGCCGCACATCGCCGCCGCCGACTGCGTCGTGCTGCCGTCGTACCGCGAAGGCGTGCCGCGCACGCTGATGGAGGCGTCCGCGATGGGCCGCCCGATCGTCGCGACCGACGTGCCGGGCTGCCGCGACGTCGTCGCCGACGGCGACACCGGCCTGCTGTGCCGGGTCCGCGACAGCGCGAGCCTGGCCGCGCGCCTCACGCAGATGATCGAGCTCGGCCCCGACGGCCGCGCGGCGATGGGTCGGCGCGGCCGGCAGAAGGTCGTCGCCGAGTTCGACGAGCAGAAGGTCGTCGAACGATACACAATCACCATACGCGCCTTGACGGGCGTCTCTCTCTGA